In a single window of the Natronosalvus caseinilyticus genome:
- a CDS encoding AMP-binding protein: MEGDLIDEVVHEPDEAFVESTNVRAFMREYGIEDYDDLIERTTTDRGDGESGVEWFWDELVDYLDIDFYADYDRVRDDSDGPQFTDWYPGGELNIAHNTVDRHADLEAANRNRVATIWEGEDGEVREITYHELHRQANRVANYLESAGVETGDTVGLYMPMVPEVVSILYGCFKVGAIAVPIFSGFGVDAVATRIEDAECSVLFTGDGFLRRGSPITLKGSADDAIEEAGHVEHTVVFDRLGSGSNSSSDGSTVTVEIPWNDARDDWWHDAVENQDDEYESKSLDSSQESMLLYSSGTTGTPKGIVHTHAGVQTQCAKELHFGFDLKPADRFFWVSDIGWMMGPWTLIGVHTFGGTVFMYEGAPDHPNPDRFWEMIDRHKLTQFGISPTAIRALRKHGDDWLEGHDLSSLRILGSTGEPWDPESWQWFYENVGGSEAPIVNISGGTEICGCFLMPMPDQPLKPCTLGGPGLGMDIDIVDRDGNSVKDDHERGFLVARDSCPSMTKSLWSGDERYLEEYWSTFEDLWDHGDWAQKDEDGFWFLHGRADDALNVAGRKVGPAEIEGVLIDHEAVNQAAAVGVPDDTTGTAVVAYAILEDGVEESEALREELREQIGEEHGKPFRPREILFVDAFPKTQSGKIIRRAIEAAYTGEDLGDLSSLENPDALEALEDAR; this comes from the coding sequence ATGGAAGGGGACCTGATCGACGAGGTGGTCCACGAACCCGACGAGGCGTTCGTCGAGTCCACCAACGTCCGGGCGTTCATGCGCGAGTACGGCATCGAGGACTACGACGACCTCATCGAGCGCACCACGACCGACCGGGGCGACGGCGAGAGCGGGGTCGAGTGGTTCTGGGACGAACTGGTCGACTACCTGGACATCGACTTCTACGCGGACTACGACCGGGTCCGGGACGACAGCGACGGCCCCCAGTTCACCGACTGGTACCCTGGCGGCGAGCTCAATATCGCCCACAACACGGTCGACCGTCACGCCGACCTCGAGGCCGCGAACCGAAACCGGGTCGCCACCATCTGGGAGGGCGAGGACGGCGAGGTCCGGGAGATTACCTACCACGAACTCCACCGCCAGGCTAACAGGGTGGCGAACTACCTCGAGTCGGCGGGGGTCGAAACCGGCGACACCGTCGGGCTGTACATGCCGATGGTGCCGGAAGTGGTGTCGATTCTGTACGGCTGTTTCAAAGTCGGCGCCATCGCCGTCCCCATCTTCTCGGGCTTCGGCGTCGACGCCGTCGCCACCCGCATCGAGGACGCCGAGTGTTCGGTGCTCTTTACGGGTGACGGCTTCCTTCGGCGAGGCAGTCCGATCACGCTCAAGGGGAGCGCCGACGACGCTATCGAAGAGGCGGGCCACGTCGAGCACACGGTCGTCTTCGACCGGCTGGGCTCGGGCTCGAACTCGAGTTCCGACGGCTCGACTGTCACCGTCGAAATCCCCTGGAACGACGCACGAGACGACTGGTGGCACGACGCCGTCGAGAACCAGGACGACGAGTACGAGAGCAAGTCCCTGGACTCGAGCCAGGAGTCGATGCTGCTGTACTCCTCGGGCACGACGGGAACCCCGAAGGGAATCGTCCACACGCACGCGGGCGTGCAAACACAGTGTGCGAAGGAACTCCACTTCGGGTTCGATCTCAAGCCCGCCGATCGCTTCTTCTGGGTCAGCGACATCGGCTGGATGATGGGACCCTGGACCCTGATCGGCGTCCACACCTTCGGCGGCACCGTCTTCATGTACGAGGGCGCACCCGACCACCCGAACCCGGACCGCTTCTGGGAAATGATCGACCGCCACAAACTCACCCAGTTCGGTATCTCGCCGACCGCCATCCGCGCGCTTCGGAAACACGGCGACGACTGGCTCGAGGGTCACGACCTCTCCTCGCTTCGAATACTGGGCTCGACGGGCGAGCCATGGGACCCCGAGAGCTGGCAGTGGTTCTACGAGAACGTTGGCGGGAGCGAGGCGCCGATCGTCAACATCTCCGGCGGGACCGAGATCTGCGGCTGTTTCCTGATGCCGATGCCCGACCAGCCGCTCAAGCCGTGTACCCTCGGCGGCCCCGGCCTCGGCATGGACATCGACATCGTCGACCGCGACGGTAATTCGGTGAAAGACGACCACGAACGCGGCTTCCTCGTCGCCCGCGACTCCTGTCCTTCGATGACCAAATCGCTCTGGAGCGGCGACGAGCGCTACCTCGAGGAGTACTGGTCGACGTTCGAGGACCTCTGGGATCACGGCGACTGGGCCCAGAAGGACGAGGACGGCTTCTGGTTCCTCCACGGTCGGGCCGACGACGCCTTGAACGTGGCGGGCCGGAAGGTCGGCCCCGCCGAAATCGAGGGCGTTCTGATCGATCACGAGGCCGTCAACCAGGCCGCGGCGGTGGGCGTCCCCGACGACACGACCGGCACCGCCGTCGTCGCCTACGCCATCCTCGAGGACGGCGTCGAGGAATCCGAGGCACTCCGCGAGGAACTCCGCGAACAGATCGGCGAGGAGCACGGCAAACCGTTCCGACCCCGCGAGATCCTATTCGTCGACGCCTTCCCAAAGACGCAGTCGGGCAAGATCATCCGCCGGGCCATCGAGGCCGCCTACACCGGCGAGGACCTGGGCGACCTCTCGAGTCTCGAGAATCCAGACGCGCTCGAGGCGCTCGAGGACGCCCGGTAG
- a CDS encoding GNAT family N-acetyltransferase, with the protein MYVRDAKNREEVWLLDHIEAMGLDDTAFRSRDYVVAIDEESGEKAGFGRIRIHKPDDADDVCELTSIGVLEEWRGQGVGAHVVERLVEYAGDEGFETVYTLTGSGDYLRQFGFSRLEESALPAVLQERLADKREGVDPDAVPLAIDVGGFEMPERLRDAFKEANEPDSGDGGEESPEDFGIDPDTATYKYDTGRR; encoded by the coding sequence ATGTACGTACGGGACGCGAAAAACCGGGAAGAGGTCTGGCTTCTCGACCACATCGAGGCGATGGGGCTCGACGACACGGCGTTCCGGTCGCGCGACTACGTGGTCGCCATCGACGAAGAGTCGGGGGAGAAGGCGGGGTTCGGCCGTATCCGCATCCACAAACCCGACGACGCCGACGACGTCTGCGAGTTGACGAGCATCGGCGTCCTCGAGGAGTGGCGCGGCCAGGGCGTCGGCGCCCACGTGGTCGAACGGCTCGTCGAGTACGCTGGCGACGAGGGCTTCGAGACGGTCTACACGCTCACGGGGAGTGGCGACTACTTGCGGCAGTTCGGCTTCAGTCGCCTCGAGGAATCGGCCCTCCCTGCCGTGTTACAGGAGCGACTGGCGGACAAACGCGAGGGCGTCGACCCGGACGCGGTCCCGCTCGCGATCGACGTCGGCGGGTTCGAGATGCCCGAACGGCTGCGAGACGCGTTCAAGGAGGCGAACGAACCGGATTCCGGCGACGGCGGGGAGGAATCCCCGGAGGACTTCGGTATCGACCCCGACACGGCGACCTACAAGTACGATACGGGTCGTCGATGA